A genomic window from Microbacterium sp. H1-D42 includes:
- a CDS encoding ATP-dependent DNA ligase, with the protein MTKYEIPAPMLAKAAAAVPDPAKKPMLYEPKWDGFRGLIAWDGETLEIGSRGAKPLTRYFPELVEQLAEILPGPCLLDGEIVVATGPEGAQRLDWEALSQRIHPAASRVAKLAAETPAMFIAFDLLVEGDEDLQSLPFRERRARLERMLAHARPPLHLTRTTEDPDLAQRWLAEFEGAGLDGVVAKPLDDPYAPGKRTLIKIKHARSADVVALGYRVHKSGSGVGSLLVGLYGDDGELRQVGGVAAWSDAMRAQLVEDLEPLVERDVDGAAVTGAGERSRFSGAKDVSFVRLRPERVLEVRYDQLEGWRFRHTVQFERWRPDRDARSCTYDQLETVAGYDLADVLE; encoded by the coding sequence ATGACCAAGTATGAGATCCCCGCTCCCATGCTCGCCAAGGCCGCGGCCGCCGTGCCCGACCCCGCGAAGAAGCCCATGCTGTACGAGCCCAAGTGGGACGGCTTCCGCGGACTGATCGCGTGGGATGGCGAGACGCTCGAGATCGGCTCCCGCGGCGCGAAGCCGCTGACCCGCTACTTCCCCGAGCTGGTCGAGCAGCTCGCCGAGATCCTGCCAGGACCCTGCCTGCTCGACGGTGAGATCGTCGTCGCCACCGGCCCCGAGGGCGCGCAGCGCCTGGACTGGGAGGCGCTCAGCCAGCGCATCCACCCCGCCGCGTCGCGGGTCGCGAAGCTCGCCGCTGAGACGCCGGCGATGTTCATCGCCTTCGACCTGCTCGTCGAGGGCGACGAGGATCTGCAGTCGCTGCCGTTCCGTGAGAGACGAGCGCGGTTGGAGCGGATGCTGGCGCACGCCCGCCCGCCGCTGCACCTCACCCGCACCACCGAAGACCCCGATCTCGCGCAGCGCTGGCTCGCCGAGTTCGAGGGCGCTGGGCTCGACGGCGTGGTCGCCAAGCCGCTCGATGACCCGTACGCGCCGGGCAAGCGCACCCTGATCAAGATCAAGCACGCCCGCAGCGCAGATGTCGTAGCCCTCGGGTACCGCGTGCACAAGAGCGGGTCCGGCGTCGGATCGCTGCTGGTCGGCTTGTACGGCGACGACGGCGAGCTGCGGCAGGTCGGCGGGGTCGCGGCGTGGTCGGATGCCATGCGTGCGCAACTCGTCGAAGACCTCGAGCCCCTGGTCGAGCGCGATGTGGACGGTGCGGCGGTGACCGGTGCGGGCGAGCGCTCGCGGTTCAGCGGAGCGAAGGACGTGTCGTTCGTGCGGCTGCGCCCGGAGCGCGTGCTGGAGGTGCGCTACGACCAGCTGGAGGGCTGGCGGTTCCGACACACGGTGCAGTTCGAGCGCTGGCGCCCGGATCGCGACGCCCGCTCCTGCACGTACGATCAGCTCGAGACGGTGGCCGGTTACGACCTGGCCGACGTGCTGGAATGA
- a CDS encoding nitroreductase family deazaflavin-dependent oxidoreductase — MPERTDLTERTGMMDRLAAKLLETPWLVRLPIGMYRAGFGWVFGERLVMIEHLGRKSHEPRYVVVEVVERERNAIRVASGFGTKAQWYRNLKANGVAYLSTGRARRVPAKVRMLDAEESAERLKRYAAEHPEAWEHLSAAMDYAAGGEADIPIVEFTPPVR, encoded by the coding sequence ATGCCTGAGCGCACGGACCTGACCGAGCGGACGGGCATGATGGATCGCCTCGCCGCGAAGCTGCTGGAGACGCCGTGGCTGGTCCGACTGCCGATCGGGATGTACCGCGCTGGCTTCGGGTGGGTGTTCGGCGAACGGCTGGTGATGATCGAGCACCTCGGACGCAAATCCCACGAGCCGCGCTACGTCGTCGTCGAGGTGGTCGAGCGCGAGCGGAACGCGATCCGGGTGGCATCCGGATTCGGCACGAAAGCGCAGTGGTACCGGAACCTGAAGGCGAACGGGGTCGCGTACCTGAGCACCGGCCGCGCACGGCGCGTGCCGGCGAAGGTGCGGATGCTGGATGCTGAAGAATCCGCCGAGCGGCTGAAGCGCTACGCCGCCGAGCATCCAGAGGCGTGGGAGCACCTCAGCGCGGCGATGGACTACGCCGCGGGAGGCGAGGCCGACATCCCGATCGTGGAGTTCACCCCGCCTGTGCGCTGA
- a CDS encoding ATP-dependent DNA ligase, translated as MASERVTVTVQDPDGERDISLSSPNKVVWPVEGADGITKAEYAEYVQQVAVPFLASTGHRPVSLERFRDGIAAAGGKAAAGFFSKNPPKGTPDFVDAVTVTYNSGRQHPQLVLNRPSAIVWAVQMNTIVFHPWASLASDTDNPVELRIDLDPQPGTGMAEAVIAAHELRTVLREAGLEAFIKTSGNRGLHVFCPIVPEWEFLVVRHAVIAAGRELERRMPEAVTMSWWKEERGERIFVDFNQANRDRTMAGAYSPRAIPGAPVSTPVHWEELDGIDPKQFTIRTIPGRLADVGDPWADMQQAPGRIDTLLQWWDRDVENGLGELSFPPEFPKMPGEPPRVQPSKKVAANWEEEDA; from the coding sequence ATGGCCTCCGAGCGTGTGACCGTGACCGTGCAGGACCCCGACGGCGAACGCGACATCTCGCTGTCGAGCCCGAACAAGGTCGTCTGGCCAGTCGAAGGCGCGGACGGCATCACCAAGGCCGAGTACGCCGAATACGTGCAACAGGTGGCCGTGCCGTTCCTGGCATCCACCGGCCACCGGCCGGTCTCACTGGAACGCTTCCGCGACGGCATCGCCGCCGCCGGCGGCAAGGCGGCCGCCGGTTTCTTCTCGAAGAACCCGCCCAAGGGCACGCCCGATTTCGTGGATGCCGTCACCGTCACCTACAACAGCGGCAGGCAGCACCCGCAGCTCGTGCTGAACCGGCCGAGCGCGATCGTGTGGGCCGTGCAGATGAACACCATCGTGTTCCATCCGTGGGCGTCGCTTGCGTCCGACACCGACAACCCCGTCGAGCTGCGCATCGACCTCGACCCGCAGCCGGGCACCGGCATGGCCGAGGCCGTCATCGCTGCGCACGAGCTGCGCACGGTGCTGCGCGAGGCGGGGCTGGAAGCGTTCATCAAGACCAGCGGCAACCGCGGGCTGCACGTGTTCTGCCCGATCGTTCCGGAGTGGGAGTTCCTGGTCGTGCGGCATGCCGTGATCGCCGCCGGTCGCGAGCTCGAGCGTCGGATGCCCGAAGCCGTCACCATGAGCTGGTGGAAAGAGGAGCGCGGTGAGCGCATCTTCGTCGACTTCAACCAGGCCAATCGCGATCGGACCATGGCCGGCGCTTACAGCCCTCGTGCGATCCCCGGGGCTCCCGTCTCGACGCCGGTGCACTGGGAGGAACTCGACGGCATCGACCCGAAGCAGTTCACGATCCGCACGATCCCCGGCAGGCTCGCCGACGTAGGCGACCCGTGGGCCGACATGCAGCAGGCGCCGGGACGCATCGACACCCTGCTGCAGTGGTGGGACCGCGACGTCGAGAACGGGCTCGGAGAGCTCTCGTTCCCGCCGGAGTTCCCCAAGATGCCTGGTGAGCCCCCGCGCGTGCAGCCGAGCAAGAAGGTCGCTGCGAACTGGGAAGAGGAAGATGCCTGA
- a CDS encoding ABC transporter substrate-binding protein codes for MRGAHPLAAALGGILLAFTLVACQGAAAQNPSTPTEVASVDLPPLSELTAVDDPSAITGPSTVVIGDSSLDGIAAAEPNLPSTVTSVDGHGSREVAVTDTSRIIALSLSGTVAELVDALGFGDRLVGRDIATDLPGRGDLPVVTKKGHTIDAEGVLALNPTLILTDGSIGPTDVVLQLGDAGIPVVTVPRATDPDSTFQTIHAIANALGVTDSADELIDGLAAAIEQKRTEIARLLPADEKLLPRVAFLYVRGTAGIYYLFGSGSGADSLISSVGAIDVASEIGWQGERPMTPEALIEIDPDVILVMTKGLESAGGIDGLLEAQPSIALTKAGENRRIVDAADTEIFAGGTRIPDIMDGLARALYAPDSLPPSTH; via the coding sequence ATGCGCGGCGCTCATCCTCTCGCGGCCGCACTGGGTGGCATCCTCCTCGCCTTCACGCTCGTCGCGTGTCAAGGGGCTGCCGCGCAGAACCCCTCGACGCCGACCGAAGTGGCGTCCGTCGACCTGCCGCCGCTGTCCGAGCTCACCGCCGTCGATGATCCGAGCGCCATCACGGGGCCCTCCACCGTCGTCATCGGCGACTCCTCGCTGGACGGGATCGCCGCAGCCGAGCCGAACCTCCCCTCGACAGTCACTTCTGTGGATGGACACGGTTCGCGCGAGGTGGCAGTCACCGACACCTCGCGGATCATCGCGCTGTCGCTGAGCGGAACCGTCGCGGAGCTGGTGGACGCGCTGGGCTTCGGCGATCGCCTCGTCGGCCGTGACATCGCGACGGACCTGCCCGGCCGCGGCGACCTCCCGGTGGTGACCAAGAAGGGGCACACCATCGATGCTGAGGGCGTGCTCGCGCTGAATCCCACGCTGATCCTCACCGACGGATCGATCGGACCCACCGACGTCGTGCTGCAGCTCGGCGACGCGGGGATTCCGGTGGTCACCGTGCCCCGCGCAACCGATCCCGACTCGACCTTTCAGACCATCCACGCCATCGCGAACGCCCTCGGCGTCACCGACTCGGCTGATGAACTCATCGACGGCCTCGCCGCCGCGATCGAGCAGAAGCGCACTGAGATCGCACGCCTGTTGCCGGCCGATGAGAAGCTGCTGCCGCGAGTCGCGTTCCTGTACGTGCGCGGCACGGCAGGCATCTACTACCTGTTCGGAAGCGGAAGCGGGGCAGACTCGCTGATCAGCTCGGTGGGCGCGATCGATGTCGCCTCCGAGATCGGCTGGCAGGGTGAGCGGCCGATGACGCCAGAAGCTCTCATCGAGATCGATCCCGATGTCATCCTGGTGATGACGAAGGGACTCGAGAGCGCCGGAGGTATCGACGGACTGCTTGAAGCCCAGCCGAGCATCGCGCTGACGAAGGCGGGCGAGAACAGGCGCATCGTGGATGCCGCTGATACCGAGATCTTCGCCGGAGGCACCCGCATTCCCGACATCATGGACGGACTGGCCAGGGCTCTGTATGCGCCAGACTCGTTGCCGCCATCAACGCACTGA
- a CDS encoding iron ABC transporter permease: MLFWSLGVALIASFITSTGVGQLNVPPLQVLGTLLEPLGIGGLPLPDTEAAQRGLWMIRFPRAAMAAVVGASLAVAGLLMQAIFGNPLAEPGVVGVSSGAAVGAGICIVFGVTAFGEWTLPVFAFAAGLGVSLAVYALSRAEGRTEVVTLVLTGIAVNAVAGAAIALLTFLGDTQSREQIVFWQLGSLAGSRWSQVLICVVLLAGGLIAAYLIAHRLDLLALGERSARHLGVHVERLRLFAIVVVALLVGSAVAFAGIIAFVGLVVPHLMRMILGPAHLPLITASVLGGALLLTLADLGARTLVPMADLPLGILTSLVGGPFFFWLLRRTRRTSGGWG, translated from the coding sequence ATCCTGTTCTGGTCACTGGGTGTCGCACTGATCGCCTCGTTCATCACGAGCACCGGGGTGGGTCAGCTGAATGTGCCACCACTGCAGGTGCTCGGCACGCTGCTCGAGCCGCTCGGCATCGGGGGCCTCCCCCTGCCCGACACTGAAGCCGCCCAGCGGGGCCTGTGGATGATCCGCTTCCCGCGGGCGGCGATGGCCGCCGTCGTCGGCGCCTCCCTCGCGGTCGCCGGTCTCCTCATGCAGGCGATCTTCGGCAATCCGCTTGCCGAGCCCGGGGTCGTCGGGGTCTCCTCCGGCGCCGCCGTGGGTGCGGGAATCTGCATAGTGTTCGGCGTCACCGCGTTCGGCGAGTGGACCCTGCCTGTGTTCGCGTTCGCTGCGGGCCTGGGCGTCAGCCTCGCGGTATATGCGCTGAGCCGCGCAGAAGGACGCACCGAAGTCGTCACGCTGGTGCTCACCGGCATCGCCGTGAACGCTGTCGCCGGCGCCGCCATAGCCCTGCTGACGTTCCTGGGGGACACGCAGTCGCGCGAGCAGATCGTGTTCTGGCAGCTCGGCAGCCTGGCTGGAAGCCGATGGTCGCAGGTGCTCATCTGCGTCGTCCTTCTGGCCGGCGGACTCATCGCCGCTTATCTGATCGCGCACCGCCTGGATCTCCTCGCCCTGGGCGAGCGCAGTGCGCGCCACCTGGGCGTGCACGTCGAGCGACTGCGACTGTTTGCGATCGTCGTCGTCGCGCTGCTCGTCGGCTCCGCCGTCGCGTTCGCCGGCATCATCGCCTTCGTCGGCCTGGTCGTGCCGCATCTGATGCGCATGATCCTCGGCCCAGCGCACCTGCCGCTGATCACCGCCAGCGTTCTGGGCGGCGCGCTGCTGCTCACGCTGGCCGATCTTGGAGCCCGCACCCTCGTGCCGATGGCCGATCTGCCGTTGGGGATCCTCACCTCGCTCGTCGGCGGACCGTTCTTCTTCTGGCTGCTGCGGCGCACCCGCCGAACGTCGGGAGGCTGGGGATGA
- a CDS encoding heme ABC transporter ATP-binding protein: MTGSTTMPACALRDVRVIRAGRPLLDGVDLELHHGEVLAVLGPNGAGKSTLLGVLAGDVDADQGAVEFAGRPLASWSLRDLSRRRGVLLQENRTAFPFTVREVVEMGRAPWRRTEHAGEDEEAISWAMYVADVAHLAERRTPSLSGGERARTAFARVIAGSTTVLFLDEPTAALDIGHQESLLRRARELASAGAAVLIVLHDLNLAAAYADRVVLLQDGRVAASGPPETVLTAAIVSDVYRTQVEVIAHPGTGQAIIVPLREELRPD, encoded by the coding sequence ATGACCGGGTCTACGACGATGCCGGCGTGCGCTCTGCGTGACGTGCGGGTGATCCGCGCTGGCCGGCCCCTGCTCGACGGCGTCGACCTGGAGCTGCACCACGGCGAGGTGCTGGCCGTCCTCGGGCCGAACGGCGCGGGCAAGTCGACACTGCTCGGTGTGCTCGCCGGCGACGTCGACGCCGATCAGGGCGCGGTGGAGTTCGCCGGACGCCCCCTGGCCTCGTGGTCTCTGCGCGACCTGTCGCGTCGGCGCGGTGTGCTGCTGCAGGAGAACCGCACGGCATTCCCGTTCACGGTGCGCGAAGTGGTCGAGATGGGCCGTGCGCCGTGGCGGCGCACCGAGCACGCCGGGGAGGACGAAGAGGCGATCTCTTGGGCGATGTATGTGGCAGACGTCGCGCACCTCGCCGAGCGCCGCACTCCGTCACTGTCCGGCGGAGAGCGCGCCCGCACCGCGTTCGCTCGCGTGATCGCCGGGAGCACGACCGTGCTCTTCCTCGATGAGCCCACTGCGGCTCTCGACATCGGTCACCAGGAGTCTCTGCTGCGGCGCGCCCGCGAGCTCGCATCCGCCGGTGCGGCGGTGCTGATCGTGCTGCACGATCTGAACCTCGCCGCCGCCTACGCGGATCGAGTGGTCCTGCTGCAGGACGGCCGGGTCGCGGCATCCGGTCCCCCGGAGACCGTGCTCACTGCAGCGATCGTCTCGGACGTCTACCGCACCCAGGTAGAGGTGATCGCCCACCCGGGAACCGGGCAGGCGATCATCGTTCCGCTGCGCGAAGAGCTGCGGCCGGACTAG
- a CDS encoding HtaA domain-containing protein gives MNNFLRMPALLLAAGAVLAGAAPTSAAATTTVTAAGSGVCTVSSGTLTWGVKESFRSYISGSIAKGEWQAADGAEYATPEFTFTAPTGELDAETGAGTVTFAGTVHFTGHGGVLDMTLGAPQIVIAEDGSATLHLDVRSNDTSGELALDEKQAEVAALDAPVAVDTDAGTLAVASAPMTLTEAGAPAFGGFYQAGDELDPVTLDVALACATDEPEEPAEQETPAPSTTEASAPIADDGINWLPIALGGGTVAVAAAAGAVLLVRRRGGS, from the coding sequence ATGAACAACTTCCTCCGCATGCCCGCTTTGCTTCTGGCGGCAGGCGCCGTGCTCGCCGGCGCGGCGCCGACGTCGGCAGCCGCCACAACGACCGTCACAGCCGCAGGTTCCGGCGTCTGCACAGTCTCCTCCGGAACCCTGACCTGGGGGGTGAAGGAGAGCTTCCGCTCATACATCTCGGGCAGCATCGCCAAGGGCGAGTGGCAGGCCGCCGACGGCGCGGAGTACGCCACACCCGAATTCACCTTCACCGCCCCCACCGGCGAACTCGACGCAGAGACCGGCGCAGGCACTGTGACCTTCGCCGGCACCGTGCACTTCACGGGCCACGGTGGCGTGCTCGACATGACGCTCGGCGCACCGCAGATCGTCATCGCCGAAGACGGCAGCGCGACGCTGCACCTGGACGTGCGCAGCAACGACACGTCCGGTGAACTCGCGCTGGACGAGAAGCAGGCCGAAGTCGCTGCCCTCGATGCACCGGTCGCCGTCGACACCGACGCCGGCACACTGGCCGTCGCGTCCGCGCCGATGACGCTCACTGAGGCCGGAGCCCCGGCATTCGGCGGTTTCTACCAGGCCGGGGACGAATTGGACCCGGTCACGCTCGACGTCGCCCTCGCCTGTGCGACCGATGAGCCGGAGGAACCGGCTGAACAGGAAACTCCCGCCCCGTCCACGACGGAGGCATCCGCCCCGATCGCGGACGATGGGATCAATTGGCTGCCGATCGCGCTAGGAGGAGGCACGGTCGCCGTGGCTGCCGCCGCCGGCGCCGTGCTGCTGGTGCGGCGCCGCGGCGGGAGCTAG
- a CDS encoding HtaA domain-containing protein, which translates to MLLALATAALVAIGGLLTPIAATAAPTPGTVSAATLEWGVKQSFRSYVVSPIAHGSITNLGGVNGAFRWTGGSGTAAVDGSSAAIAFANGAGVRFQGHAMAGGHALDLEFTQPQVVFTSATTARLLLDVTGREFASMTEIGEVFTLNDVDFGAISLPTPTRSGDTYTWSNAAVALTAAGAEAFGGFYAAGTALDALTLTAPVTAPVQPAVDTATTLAVGPIAPETGDEVTLSATVTPAGAAGTVTFRDGQATLGTVPVAAGAATLKTTALAAGAHSLTASFAPADSDAFRASASAAVSLTVSAEEGTTPTDPQWTPAVEVFLADGVTPVGGAPVYDGDTLVVKGSGFDPQANIGGRGMPIPATLPQGDYVVFGNFGADWRPSAGAASSVRKVSSQLWALTADTVDQIPPVFQETVRKQWVELKADGTFTATLAVAPVEAEVEGGSYGVYTYAAGGMKNAEQELAITVDYRGKRPIEPETPADEPTLDVLTGTNSIVRPGDIVSFVVKGLDEGQKVRFEVHSDPVDAGTAVADSQGVARLGWGVPADFAEGRHEVQAFLVDEGGQSAATPFLVAPLQVSAAVVVPVTPKPTVPTAPVGPTAPAEPVCVARSVTGGTLDWGLKESFRSYVEGPIAKGEFSGGSFSVANGSLNTEAGDRGQIRFSGSLSATGHNGLLDFRLSNPRVVLNGNGTGSLYAHVRSTDTAGNQTTNATVRFATLSFNAKSSGSSFSVNGASARLTADGAAAFAGFYEAGAPLDAVSLSVNLGGTVSCDAATDPTGSGAAALATTGSDTPIFGVALSIVLLLVGGALVVARRRTV; encoded by the coding sequence GTGCTGCTCGCGCTCGCCACCGCCGCACTGGTCGCCATCGGCGGCCTGCTGACCCCCATCGCCGCGACCGCGGCGCCGACGCCGGGCACTGTGTCGGCAGCCACCCTCGAATGGGGAGTGAAACAGTCCTTCCGCTCCTACGTGGTGAGCCCGATCGCCCACGGCTCGATCACGAATCTCGGCGGTGTGAACGGCGCGTTCCGGTGGACGGGCGGCTCCGGTACCGCAGCGGTCGATGGCAGCTCGGCCGCCATCGCCTTCGCCAACGGAGCCGGCGTGCGCTTCCAGGGGCACGCCATGGCGGGCGGGCACGCGCTCGATCTCGAGTTCACCCAGCCGCAGGTCGTCTTCACCTCCGCCACGACGGCACGTCTCCTGCTCGACGTGACCGGCCGTGAGTTCGCGAGCATGACCGAGATCGGAGAAGTCTTCACGCTGAACGACGTCGATTTCGGTGCGATCTCGCTCCCCACGCCGACTCGGTCCGGGGACACGTACACCTGGAGCAACGCGGCGGTCGCCCTCACTGCGGCAGGCGCGGAGGCATTCGGCGGCTTCTACGCGGCCGGTACGGCGCTCGACGCGCTGACGCTGACGGCTCCGGTCACGGCTCCCGTTCAGCCCGCCGTCGACACTGCCACCACGCTGGCGGTCGGCCCGATCGCGCCGGAAACCGGTGACGAGGTCACGCTGTCCGCCACGGTCACGCCCGCGGGCGCGGCAGGGACGGTGACGTTCCGCGATGGTCAGGCGACTCTGGGAACCGTCCCGGTCGCTGCCGGCGCCGCGACGCTGAAGACAACGGCCCTCGCAGCAGGCGCGCACAGTCTCACCGCATCGTTCGCTCCTGCCGACTCCGACGCATTCCGCGCGTCCGCCTCCGCTGCCGTTTCGCTCACCGTCAGCGCCGAAGAGGGCACAACGCCCACCGATCCGCAGTGGACGCCCGCAGTCGAGGTGTTCCTCGCTGACGGCGTGACCCCAGTCGGCGGCGCTCCCGTGTACGACGGCGACACGCTCGTGGTCAAGGGATCGGGCTTCGACCCGCAGGCCAACATCGGCGGACGCGGCATGCCGATCCCCGCGACCCTCCCACAGGGCGACTACGTCGTCTTCGGCAACTTCGGCGCCGACTGGCGCCCGTCCGCGGGCGCCGCGAGCAGCGTTCGCAAGGTGAGTTCGCAGCTGTGGGCGCTGACGGCCGATACGGTCGACCAGATCCCACCCGTGTTCCAGGAGACGGTTCGCAAGCAGTGGGTCGAGTTGAAGGCCGACGGCACGTTCACCGCGACTCTCGCCGTCGCCCCGGTCGAGGCAGAAGTCGAAGGAGGCAGCTACGGCGTGTACACGTATGCCGCCGGTGGTATGAAGAACGCTGAGCAGGAGTTGGCGATCACGGTCGACTACCGAGGTAAGCGTCCGATCGAGCCTGAGACGCCGGCCGACGAGCCGACGCTCGATGTGCTCACCGGCACGAACTCGATTGTGCGTCCCGGTGACATCGTCAGCTTCGTCGTGAAGGGCCTCGACGAGGGGCAGAAGGTACGCTTCGAAGTGCACTCCGATCCCGTCGACGCCGGCACCGCCGTGGCCGACAGTCAGGGTGTCGCCCGACTCGGATGGGGCGTTCCTGCCGACTTCGCCGAGGGGCGGCACGAGGTGCAGGCGTTCCTCGTCGACGAGGGCGGACAGAGCGCGGCGACGCCTTTCCTCGTCGCCCCGCTTCAGGTGTCCGCTGCTGTGGTGGTGCCGGTCACGCCGAAGCCGACCGTGCCGACCGCGCCGGTCGGCCCGACCGCTCCTGCCGAGCCCGTCTGCGTGGCGCGCAGCGTCACCGGTGGCACGCTCGACTGGGGTCTCAAGGAGAGCTTCCGCTCGTACGTCGAGGGACCGATCGCCAAGGGCGAGTTCTCGGGCGGGTCGTTCAGCGTCGCCAACGGCTCGCTGAACACCGAGGCCGGCGACCGCGGGCAGATCCGCTTCTCGGGAAGTCTCAGCGCCACCGGCCACAACGGACTGCTCGACTTCCGGCTGAGCAATCCACGGGTCGTGCTCAACGGGAACGGAACGGGTTCGCTGTACGCGCACGTGCGCTCGACCGATACTGCGGGCAATCAGACCACCAACGCGACCGTGCGGTTCGCGACGCTCTCGTTCAACGCGAAGAGCTCGGGTTCGAGCTTCTCGGTGAACGGTGCGTCCGCACGGCTCACGGCCGACGGAGCCGCAGCGTTCGCCGGCTTCTACGAGGCGGGGGCCCCGCTCGATGCCGTGTCGCTGAGTGTGAACCTTGGCGGCACCGTGAGCTGTGACGCGGCCACGGATCCCACTGGCAGCGGCGCCGCGGCGCTGGCCACGACGGGATCCGACACGCCGATCTTCGGCGTCGCGCTCAGCATCGTCCTGCTCCTGGTGGGCGGCGCGCTGGTCGTCGCTCGTCGTCGCACCGTCTGA
- a CDS encoding biliverdin-producing heme oxygenase has product MTLIIDESVIGAVTAHMNDDHTGDSLLIARAFGHPTATGSVMTSLDAHGGTWQVTDADGEHTLTLGWPGGEVTERPQIRREVVMIYRDACKTLGISPREEHAPAPADSHHGAAGHHGAPGHHGAAGHHGAPGHHGAHSAEPPAGEGFAHRIRTATWGDHGDSEGATFMADLMRGKGTLEDYTDLVVQHYFMYEALEVAARQLLDDPLLAPLHPEALLRLATLERDLVHLLGADWQDRIEAVPAAAAYAQRIAEVGEAGWIPGIIAHHYTRYLGDLSGGQMIARRMIKQFGFEADGVAFYDFAALGDLDAFKNAYRGVLDAYGETLSDAEQQRMLDEVRAAYRFNTAVFLDLGRLRPAA; this is encoded by the coding sequence GTGACCTTGATCATCGACGAGTCCGTCATCGGCGCCGTCACTGCGCACATGAATGACGACCACACCGGCGACAGCCTGCTGATCGCGCGCGCCTTCGGGCACCCCACAGCGACCGGCTCGGTGATGACGTCCCTCGACGCACACGGCGGCACGTGGCAGGTGACGGATGCTGACGGTGAGCACACCCTGACTCTCGGCTGGCCCGGGGGAGAGGTCACCGAGCGCCCGCAGATCCGCCGCGAGGTCGTGATGATCTACCGCGACGCCTGCAAGACGCTCGGCATCTCACCGCGCGAGGAGCACGCTCCCGCACCCGCTGACAGCCACCACGGTGCCGCCGGTCATCATGGCGCACCCGGACACCATGGCGCAGCGGGTCACCACGGCGCACCCGGACACCACGGTGCGCACTCGGCCGAGCCGCCCGCCGGCGAGGGGTTCGCGCACCGCATCCGCACCGCCACCTGGGGCGACCACGGTGACAGTGAGGGGGCCACGTTCATGGCCGATCTCATGCGCGGCAAGGGCACGCTCGAGGACTACACCGATCTCGTCGTGCAGCACTACTTCATGTACGAGGCGCTCGAAGTCGCGGCGCGTCAGCTGCTCGATGACCCGCTGCTCGCCCCGCTGCACCCAGAGGCGCTGCTGCGCCTGGCCACGCTGGAGCGCGACCTCGTGCACCTGCTCGGCGCGGACTGGCAGGACCGCATCGAAGCCGTCCCCGCGGCCGCGGCCTACGCGCAGCGCATCGCCGAGGTGGGCGAAGCGGGCTGGATCCCCGGGATCATCGCGCACCACTACACGCGCTACCTCGGCGACCTCTCCGGCGGCCAGATGATCGCCCGCCGCATGATCAAGCAGTTCGGTTTCGAGGCCGACGGCGTCGCGTTCTACGACTTCGCCGCGCTCGGCGACCTCGACGCGTTCAAGAACGCCTACCGTGGCGTTCTCGACGCGTACGGCGAAACGCTGTCGGATGCCGAGCAGCAGCGCATGCTCGACGAGGTGCGCGCCGCCTACCGGTTCAACACGGCCGTCTTCCTCGACCTGGGTCGCCTGCGCCCCGCAGCCTGA